Proteins encoded in a region of the Procambarus clarkii isolate CNS0578487 chromosome 42, FALCON_Pclarkii_2.0, whole genome shotgun sequence genome:
- the LOC123759296 gene encoding uncharacterized protein isoform X1, with protein MDLPNTSNGLQGKFLRRCTNCKQCVHVRSNVCKFCQCDFRNSRELMKKEEEAHFLLKGKKALERNTASRVLRRIENQLTYLRGCGYESIVIYYKKGPARVTHGILPNNVIQEEDKKIFTTNFFLSRTRKLDADKLTLGSEGDSDNALEKNPDELQVQQVHKVQKVPQVQEIQQVQKVPQVEHLQKVPQVQQGLPLAIIQKQQEVQVVKFEPQGTTPGKQCSNNGMGILKYLRKQVKKGQTI; from the exons atggatctacctaatacatcaaatg gtcttcagggaaaattcttgaggagatgcacaaactgcaaacaatgtgtgcatgtccgaagcaatgtttgcaagttctgccagtgtgacttccgaaacagtagagaattaatgaagaaagaagaggaagcccattttctacttaaaggcaagaaggctttagaacgaaatacagcaagccgggttctacgaaggattgaaaatcag cTAACATATCTGCGTGGCTGTGGGTATGAATCAATCGTTATCTATTACAAGAAAGGACCAGCACGGGTGACACATGGTATCCTACCAAACAACGTAATAcaagaagaggacaagaagatcttcaccactaacttctttttgt cacgcacaaggaagcttgatgcagataaacttacattaggatcagaaggtgatagcgataatgccttggaaaaaaatcctgacgagctacaagtgcagcaggtgcataaagtccaaaaagtaccgcaggtgcaagaaattcaacaagtacaaaaagttccgcaggtggaacatttacaaaaagttccgcaggtgcaacaagggctaccattagcaatcattcagaaacagcaagaagtacaagtagtaaaatttgaaccacagggaactacaccaggaaaacagtgtagtaacaacggaatgggaattttaaaatacctgaggaaacaggtaaaaaaagGACAAACTATAtaa
- the LOC123759296 gene encoding uncharacterized protein isoform X2: MKKEEEAHFLLKGKKALERNTASRVLRRIENQLTYLRGCGYESIVIYYKKGPARVTHGILPNNVIQEEDKKIFTTNFFLSRTRKLDADKLTLGSEGDSDNALEKNPDELQVQQVHKVQKVPQVQEIQQVQKVPQVEHLQKVPQVQQGLPLAIIQKQQEVQVVKFEPQGTTPGKQCSNNGMGILKYLRKQVKKGQTI, encoded by the exons atgaagaaagaagaggaagcccattttctacttaaaggcaagaaggctttagaacgaaatacagcaagccgggttctacgaaggattgaaaatcag cTAACATATCTGCGTGGCTGTGGGTATGAATCAATCGTTATCTATTACAAGAAAGGACCAGCACGGGTGACACATGGTATCCTACCAAACAACGTAATAcaagaagaggacaagaagatcttcaccactaacttctttttgt cacgcacaaggaagcttgatgcagataaacttacattaggatcagaaggtgatagcgataatgccttggaaaaaaatcctgacgagctacaagtgcagcaggtgcataaagtccaaaaagtaccgcaggtgcaagaaattcaacaagtacaaaaagttccgcaggtggaacatttacaaaaagttccgcaggtgcaacaagggctaccattagcaatcattcagaaacagcaagaagtacaagtagtaaaatttgaaccacagggaactacaccaggaaaacagtgtagtaacaacggaatgggaattttaaaatacctgaggaaacaggtaaaaaaagGACAAACTATAtaa
- the LOC138373392 gene encoding uncharacterized protein: MYFKYVKFICQDIICKYWPWALTVAQKQSHFHIGQAKPFLGVLHAKGHAWYCQVLYGGRWQEGSGMTLGEEAEQVFAYLSRYNSTTKNMLKAERTEELTEGAVFWNHRKIDGLARALVTRLRKARETEITVSNEIDKLDVQKSLIQEWRSDLQMICKELELNTGTTSKNIKYSIEAVADSIRHRKNLIATDAASSKMRSSLRHRNECDRKKLQGFIKIYNSENSEILSEKDAIEGILPWHNLLPHHSQNVSLAQKKKAVEDVELQKRSREKQQHTVQEMLHYLAYYKNKREILTEHTEELLCGIFPSYLSKDPNKYTIEEKHLSTKNKSGILALLKQGQKLCSDKLSDAKRLFGYQEEDVDVSEPYLELCDSEDDDDEDEDLLLN; the protein is encoded by the exons atgtatttcaaatacgtaaagtttatttgtcaagacataatttgcaaatattggccatgggccttaactgtggctcagaaacaatcacattttcacattggtcaagcaaagccatttttaggagtcctacatgcaaaaggacatgcttggtattgtcag gtattgtatggagggcggtggcaagaaggaagtggcatgactttaggggaagaggcagagcaagtgtttgcatacctctcacgatataactctacaactaaaaacatgctgaaagctg aaagaacagaagaactcacagagggtgcagtcttttggaaccatcgaaaaattgatggactggctcgtgcattagttactcgactcagaaag gccagagagacggaaataacagtttcaaatgagatcgacaaacttgatgttcaaaagtcattgattcaagaatggcgatctgacctacaaatgatttgtaaggagttagagttaaacactggaacaacctcgaagaacataaaatattctatcgaggcagttgcagactctatcaggcatcgcaaaaatctgattgccactgatgcag catccagtaaaatgcgctcttcactccggcacagaaatgagtgtgataggaaaaagcttcaaggcttcataaaaatctacaatagtgaaaactctgaaattctcagtgaaaaggatgcaatagaaggtatcctgccatggcacaatttattgcctcatcatagccaaaatg tgtcccttgctcaaaaaaagaaggcagtagaagatgtggagcttcagaagagatccagagaaaagcaacaacacactgttcaagaaatgctgcattatctcgcatattacaagaataagagagagattttaaccgaacatactgaagagttgttatgtggaatttttccttcatatctaagcaag gatcctaacaagtacactattgaagagaagcacctatcaaccaaaaataagagtggaatcttggctcttttgaagcaagggcaaaagttgtgttctgacaagctgagtgatgcaaagcgtttatttggataccaggaagaggatgttgatgtttccgagccctacctggagctttgtgacagtgaagatgatgatgatgaagatgaagatttactactaaactga